One window of Halorubrum sp. CBA1229 genomic DNA carries:
- a CDS encoding sulfite exporter TauE/SafE family protein, which translates to MFDAVLRVDLLLFLTIGVLGGAHCIGMCGPLVTMYAERMAPRGDAGTVRSGTPGQRGHLTTYEVRQHALFNLGRTVSYALIGGVFGALGGFVFISADQITAIADSVRGGVGILIGIFIIVSGVKYLLGGAAGLGIPGVQRVTNWIAVRVDRYVNTPGIVGLGALHGLLPCPILYPAYLFAFATGSAVSGFLALATLGIGTIPAVFAYGTLIESVDAIHRRRLHRLLGIAFILLGYVLLGHGLMAIGITVPTPMLPRYQPLG; encoded by the coding sequence ATGTTTGACGCAGTCCTCCGTGTTGATCTTCTTCTCTTTTTGACTATTGGTGTGCTTGGTGGGGCACACTGTATCGGTATGTGTGGGCCGCTGGTGACCATGTATGCCGAGCGGATGGCTCCCCGTGGAGACGCCGGGACGGTGAGGTCAGGTACCCCGGGTCAACGTGGACATCTTACCACATATGAGGTTCGTCAACACGCTCTATTTAATTTGGGGCGGACGGTCAGCTACGCGCTCATCGGTGGGGTGTTCGGCGCGCTTGGTGGTTTCGTGTTTATTTCAGCGGACCAAATAACCGCAATCGCCGATTCCGTCCGGGGCGGCGTCGGTATTTTGATCGGGATATTCATCATCGTATCCGGTGTGAAATATCTTCTCGGAGGTGCTGCTGGTCTCGGAATTCCTGGAGTACAGAGAGTAACCAATTGGATCGCTGTTCGCGTTGACCGATACGTAAATACTCCTGGAATCGTTGGCCTCGGTGCGCTTCATGGGTTGCTCCCCTGTCCGATACTGTATCCCGCGTACCTGTTCGCATTCGCGACGGGATCTGCTGTATCCGGTTTTCTCGCGTTAGCGACGCTTGGTATTGGGACGATACCAGCCGTTTTCGCTTATGGAACGCTTATTGAGTCCGTCGATGCCATTCATCGCCGACGACTCCATCGTCTCCTCGGTATCGCCTTCATTCTGCTGGGATACGTTTTGTTGGGACATGGATTGATGGCAATCGGCATCACTGTTCCAACGCCGATGCTTCCACGATATCAACCGCTGGGGTGA
- a CDS encoding cation diffusion facilitator family transporter: MTVHEHTHGESSERDPPSDTSNSTRRLALVAVVNFVGFVVELAGGLLFGSVALISDAIHMLFDMLAYAVAYGASYTAERFEGGEAWSYGLHRLEPVAAFLNGVLLLPMVGYIVWESYQRFLEPVAIDPELTLIIATGGLLVNIGSVYVLQGGEMSLNERGAFYHLLGDAGGSIAVIVSTVAVAVFDLPIADPVAAVLIGLLVLASAENVLRESTAILLERSPVSPADLRDELTTLDGVDGVEDLHVWQVCSQLTVATVRLTDTATTIEEQQTVRSRVHDHLTDQGIDHATVEFGERNDQIDTTNHTH, from the coding sequence ATGACCGTACACGAGCATACACACGGAGAGTCGTCAGAGCGCGACCCTCCGTCTGACACGAGTAATAGTACCCGCCGACTGGCACTCGTCGCCGTCGTCAACTTTGTGGGGTTTGTCGTAGAGCTTGCTGGCGGACTGTTGTTCGGTTCGGTGGCGCTCATCAGCGACGCGATTCACATGTTGTTCGATATGCTCGCGTACGCGGTGGCGTACGGCGCAAGCTACACCGCCGAGCGGTTCGAGGGCGGCGAGGCGTGGTCGTACGGTCTCCACCGACTGGAGCCGGTTGCGGCCTTCCTGAACGGCGTCTTGCTCCTTCCGATGGTCGGATACATCGTCTGGGAGTCCTACCAGCGGTTCCTCGAGCCGGTGGCGATCGACCCGGAGTTAACGCTGATCATCGCCACAGGCGGCTTGCTGGTGAACATCGGCTCGGTGTACGTGTTACAGGGCGGAGAGATGAGCCTCAACGAGCGCGGGGCGTTCTATCACCTGCTCGGTGACGCCGGTGGTTCCATCGCTGTGATCGTGTCCACGGTCGCTGTCGCCGTCTTCGATCTCCCTATCGCGGATCCTGTGGCTGCCGTACTCATCGGACTGCTAGTGCTCGCGTCGGCCGAGAACGTCCTTCGAGAAAGCACAGCCATCCTGCTGGAGCGGAGCCCCGTGTCGCCAGCGGACCTCCGAGATGAATTGACGACACTCGACGGCGTCGACGGGGTCGAGGACCTCCACGTCTGGCAGGTCTGTAGTCAACTCACCGTCGCGACCGTCCGCCTCACCGATACGGCGACCACGATCGAGGAGCAACAGACGGTCCGGTCGCGGGTCCACGACCATCTCACGGACCAGGGCATCGACCACGCAACCGTCGAGTTCGGCGAGCGGAACGACCAGATCGATACCACGAATCACACCCACTAA
- a CDS encoding cation-translocating P-type ATPase, which produces MTEKCSLCGRPIQPSTFEAPGDRGFCSSGCYDVYTTLGAVGSLDDTQSPPGGESTQTGDADPPERDGSRTFLRIDGMYSATCEAYLESVAESQAGVTAAEASYVTETIRIDHDLETVSKDTLRDALSTLGYTAYLRDDASTEADTAGGTTRRSREMGGIRKRRDDQLLGMRYSVGFLFGAFLLVPYVAILYPAQLASIFDWQALAIFEGAFRLDSQGAFVFLRLYFVMTGIILVFTGLPVLRGAYISLKMRRPNTDLLVAITAVSAYLYSTAAVILGQNDIFYDLAIVVTAAVTAMVFYESSIKQRALNRLTELTISQVEQARTYDADGTTQDVRVEDLEAGDVVLVRQGERVPVDGELVEDSCTVDEAIVTGESLPVVKRAGDDVIGGSIVTDGAALVRVGPDVTSSIDRITTAVWDLQSATHGVQRHADQLASYAVFLVVGAAVTVGSVGALAFGMAPPDAALLALLVLLAGSPWALGLATPLSVAKSLSSALRRGIIIFDETVFERLRDVDIVVFDKTGTLTTGEMEVIEADAPPELLDAVAALEQRASHPAANAIVTAFAGRDGGDDTEDQSDSADDAVGTEGDNRIREFTNHRSGIEGVIGDTSYLVGNLELFAEQGWTVDDDIRSRVTDAQGFGQLPVVIGRDGAAEGLIVVGDEPRDGWDDTVSRLGERGTEVVVLTGDDEEATDFFKRHDAVTHVFATVPPEGKTATIRRLKSDGQVAMVGDGTNDAPALAAADLGISLGGGTALAADAADIAIVDNDIRSVETAFDLAGAARRRVKQNNLLAFSYNGIALAALAVGFFNPLTAAAAVIAGGGLIAVNTRRKLLG; this is translated from the coding sequence ATGACTGAAAAGTGTTCCCTGTGCGGCCGACCGATTCAACCTTCCACATTCGAGGCTCCCGGTGACCGCGGGTTCTGTTCGAGTGGCTGCTACGATGTGTACACGACACTCGGAGCTGTCGGTTCCCTCGACGACACCCAATCCCCACCTGGGGGCGAAAGTACACAGACAGGAGACGCAGATCCGCCCGAACGAGACGGTTCTCGGACGTTTCTACGGATCGATGGGATGTACTCTGCGACATGTGAGGCATATCTCGAATCGGTCGCTGAGAGCCAGGCGGGAGTGACCGCCGCTGAAGCGAGCTACGTTACAGAGACGATCCGCATCGACCACGACCTAGAAACCGTATCGAAGGATACACTGCGTGACGCGTTGAGTACGCTCGGGTACACAGCATACCTCCGTGACGACGCCTCGACAGAGGCGGATACAGCCGGCGGAACGACGCGCCGGTCGCGGGAGATGGGTGGCATTCGAAAGCGGCGAGACGACCAACTCTTGGGGATGCGGTACTCCGTTGGCTTCCTCTTTGGTGCGTTTCTGTTGGTCCCGTACGTCGCGATTCTGTATCCCGCGCAGCTCGCGTCAATATTCGACTGGCAAGCGCTCGCGATATTCGAGGGCGCGTTCCGGCTGGACAGTCAGGGCGCGTTCGTGTTCCTCCGACTCTACTTCGTGATGACCGGGATCATCCTCGTCTTCACCGGGCTTCCGGTGTTGCGGGGTGCGTACATCAGTCTGAAAATGCGTCGGCCGAACACCGACCTATTGGTCGCGATCACCGCGGTAAGCGCGTATCTGTACAGTACGGCCGCCGTCATCCTCGGGCAGAACGATATCTTCTACGACCTCGCGATCGTCGTGACGGCTGCGGTCACCGCGATGGTGTTCTACGAGTCGTCGATCAAACAGCGCGCACTCAACCGGCTCACCGAGCTCACGATATCGCAGGTCGAGCAGGCGCGGACGTACGACGCAGACGGAACCACTCAGGACGTTCGCGTCGAGGACCTCGAGGCGGGTGATGTCGTCCTTGTTCGACAGGGGGAACGTGTGCCGGTCGACGGCGAACTCGTTGAAGACAGCTGTACCGTCGACGAAGCGATCGTGACCGGTGAGTCGCTTCCGGTGGTGAAACGCGCCGGCGACGACGTGATCGGGGGGTCGATCGTCACGGACGGCGCCGCGTTGGTCCGTGTCGGCCCGGACGTGACGAGTAGCATCGACCGGATAACGACCGCCGTCTGGGACTTACAGAGCGCGACGCACGGGGTCCAGCGGCACGCCGATCAACTCGCGTCGTACGCCGTGTTCCTCGTCGTCGGAGCCGCCGTCACGGTCGGCAGCGTCGGGGCGCTCGCATTCGGGATGGCCCCACCGGACGCTGCCCTCCTCGCGCTGTTGGTCCTCCTCGCCGGCTCGCCGTGGGCGCTCGGACTCGCGACGCCGTTGTCGGTCGCGAAGAGCCTCTCCAGTGCGCTCCGCCGCGGGATCATCATCTTCGACGAAACGGTCTTCGAACGGCTCCGCGACGTCGACATCGTCGTTTTCGATAAGACGGGGACGCTCACGACCGGAGAGATGGAGGTGATCGAAGCGGACGCGCCCCCCGAGTTGCTCGACGCTGTTGCCGCGCTCGAACAACGAGCGTCACACCCCGCCGCGAACGCGATTGTGACGGCGTTCGCCGGCAGAGATGGAGGCGACGACACGGAGGATCAGTCGGACTCGGCAGACGATGCGGTCGGAACGGAAGGCGACAATCGGATACGGGAGTTCACGAACCACCGGTCCGGTATCGAAGGCGTGATCGGCGACACGTCGTATCTCGTCGGGAACCTTGAGCTGTTCGCGGAACAGGGGTGGACCGTCGACGACGATATCCGGTCGCGGGTCACCGACGCTCAGGGATTCGGTCAGCTGCCGGTCGTGATCGGTCGTGACGGGGCAGCAGAGGGGCTGATAGTTGTCGGCGACGAGCCGCGGGACGGCTGGGATGACACCGTCTCTCGGCTCGGAGAACGAGGCACGGAGGTCGTCGTCCTGACCGGCGACGACGAGGAAGCGACGGACTTCTTCAAGCGACACGACGCCGTGACGCACGTCTTTGCGACGGTTCCGCCGGAGGGGAAGACGGCGACGATCCGGCGACTCAAATCCGACGGGCAGGTCGCGATGGTCGGTGACGGCACGAACGACGCCCCGGCGCTCGCCGCCGCCGATCTTGGCATCTCGCTGGGCGGGGGGACGGCGTTGGCCGCCGACGCCGCCGACATTGCGATTGTCGATAACGACATCCGCTCCGTCGAAACCGCGTTCGACCTCGCGGGAGCGGCTCGCCGTCGTGTGAAACAGAACAACCTCCTCGCGTTCTCCTACAACGGTATCGCCCTCGCGGCGTTGGCCGTCGGGTTCTTCAATCCGCTGACGGCAGCGGCCGCGGTCATCGCTGGCGGTGGGTTGATCGCGGTAAACACTCGACGAAAACTCCTCGGGTAG
- a CDS encoding plastocyanin/azurin family copper-binding protein: MERRQILKTAGILATGSVTSLAGCSGSGNGNGESEATTTEDTNGDSGGETNAGSGGSNTVMMVTEGSEYYFDPIGLFIEPGETVTFKNQSGSHSATVYKQGTSSAEVTRIPEGAEAFNSEILSEQGATFEHTFETTGTYDYFCIPHKSLGMVGRIVVGEPGGPAEGGMPPDGNVPESQTIVDQDSVSYNSFLSK; the protein is encoded by the coding sequence ATGGAGCGGAGACAGATTCTCAAGACCGCTGGGATTCTCGCTACAGGTAGTGTAACTAGTCTTGCCGGATGCAGTGGTTCAGGGAACGGAAACGGTGAGAGTGAGGCGACGACGACAGAGGATACAAATGGAGATTCAGGAGGAGAAACGAATGCTGGATCGGGTGGCTCAAACACGGTAATGATGGTCACCGAAGGGAGCGAGTATTATTTCGATCCCATCGGGTTGTTCATCGAACCCGGGGAAACCGTGACATTCAAAAACCAGAGTGGGAGTCACTCGGCAACTGTCTACAAACAAGGAACGAGTTCAGCAGAGGTGACACGGATTCCCGAGGGAGCAGAAGCGTTCAATAGCGAAATCCTGAGTGAACAGGGGGCAACGTTTGAGCATACGTTCGAGACCACGGGCACGTACGATTATTTTTGTATCCCGCACAAATCCTTGGGAATGGTTGGGCGGATTGTCGTTGGCGAACCCGGCGGTCCCGCGGAGGGGGGTATGCCGCCGGACGGAAATGTTCCCGAAAGCCAGACCATCGTCGATCAAGACAGCGTTTCGTACAATTCATTTCTGAGTAAATAA
- a CDS encoding multicopper oxidase domain-containing protein, translating into MTRSFGAPGTGLSRREFLTATGATGLSALAGCSSKTINAPTAATNSPNEAQTSSSDLPYTSPPTVVNVDEQGGSVTMGTQPARHAVHPLDSMGGPVEFPRVWAWQADDHDPSVPGPILRTTEGNDMEVTLDNTNGRRPHTIHFHGVTKTWKNDGVPTSTGVQVPAGEKHTYEIPANVPGTHLYHCHFQTHRHIDMGMYGIFRVDPEGYEPADREYFMTIKDWDSRIPKTWAGEGNFTYDTTSRTPDVFTVNGKSAPRTLHPEQGSPIIVDQGDQVRIHLVNGGYMSHPMHIHNHRFQRVEKDGGVVPEAARHDMDVTNIAPAERHTIEFTADADPGIYLMHCHKVNHVMNGSFYPGGMLTGVVYRSVMDSDIFSQLMEYAGYEPN; encoded by the coding sequence ATGACTCGATCCTTCGGTGCTCCTGGAACCGGACTGTCTCGACGAGAATTCCTCACCGCGACCGGCGCGACAGGCCTTTCGGCGTTGGCAGGTTGTTCATCGAAAACGATTAACGCGCCGACGGCGGCCACGAACTCCCCGAACGAGGCACAGACATCGTCGTCAGATCTCCCCTACACCAGCCCTCCGACAGTCGTCAACGTCGACGAGCAGGGCGGGTCGGTGACGATGGGGACGCAGCCGGCGCGACACGCCGTTCACCCGCTCGATTCGATGGGCGGCCCGGTCGAGTTCCCGCGCGTCTGGGCCTGGCAGGCCGACGACCACGACCCGAGCGTCCCGGGTCCGATCCTCCGGACGACCGAGGGGAACGACATGGAAGTGACGCTCGACAACACGAACGGACGCCGGCCGCACACGATCCACTTCCACGGCGTCACCAAGACGTGGAAGAACGACGGCGTCCCGACATCGACCGGAGTACAGGTCCCGGCGGGCGAGAAGCACACCTACGAGATTCCGGCGAACGTTCCGGGGACGCACCTGTACCACTGTCACTTCCAGACACACCGGCATATCGACATGGGGATGTACGGAATCTTCCGAGTCGATCCCGAGGGCTACGAGCCGGCGGACCGGGAGTACTTCATGACGATCAAAGACTGGGACTCGCGGATCCCGAAGACATGGGCCGGCGAGGGGAACTTCACGTACGATACGACCTCGCGGACGCCGGACGTCTTCACCGTCAACGGGAAGAGCGCGCCCCGGACGCTCCATCCCGAACAGGGGTCGCCGATCATCGTCGATCAGGGCGACCAGGTGCGCATTCACCTCGTCAACGGCGGATACATGTCCCACCCGATGCACATCCACAACCACCGATTCCAGCGCGTCGAAAAGGACGGTGGAGTCGTCCCGGAGGCGGCCCGACACGACATGGACGTCACGAACATCGCCCCCGCGGAACGGCACACGATCGAGTTCACGGCCGACGCGGACCCCGGGATCTACCTCATGCACTGCCACAAGGTCAACCACGTGATGAACGGGTCGTTCTACCCCGGCGGCATGCTTACGGGGGTAGTGTACCGCTCCGTCATGGACTCGGACATCTTCAGTCAGCTCATGGAGTACGCCGGCTACGAACCGAACTGA
- a CDS encoding heavy metal translocating P-type ATPase produces the protein MTQPDERSHDETGEPRGQTHEDGHTHDHDYGDHEHGHHTGQDDEDVVSSVDSEDVAQLSVPEMDCPSCAGKVESSVGKLDGIDSVDPQVTTGTLTVSYDREQTSATAITERVEKAGYAVENAGELTSKFTVPEMDCASCAGKIENALDRVDGVTTYETQPTTGTVVVTYDSSRGGEADVIDAIESAGYKITDTAGDGSERQNAAGDRESIWTSSRALKTWVSGGFVALGLFFEFFLTGQNALVAEVVGRELLIADLFFLVAVGTAGQVIFRNGYYSALNRNLDIDLLMSIAISGAIVASLVFGESLYFEAATLAFLFSIAELLEQYSMDRARNSLRELMDLSPDEATVKRDGEEVTLPVDDVAVGDTVVVRPGEKIPMDGNVIDGESAVNQAPITGESVPVDKTPGDEVYAGTINEQGYLEVEVTSEAGDNTLSRIVQMVEDAQSNKTEREQFVERFSSYYTPVVVGFAIVVAVIPPLLFSASWPTFIVYGLTLLVLACPCAFVISTPVSVVSGITSAAKNGVLIKGGNHLEAMGAVEAIAMDKTGTITKGELTVTDIVPLNGNSEGDVLRCASGLESRSEHPIGDAIVEFAEESDVDAPSVDDFESITGKGVEADLDGEKHYAGKPGLFEELGFDLEHVHATTDGGVVTTRSRRICERNDCLDLLEETVPELQSQGKTVVLVGTEDELEGVIAVADEIRPGAKQAIQRLNDLGVEHIVMLTGDNERTARAIATEVGVDEFRAELLPDEKVEAITELDEKYDGVAMIGDGVNDAPALATATVGVAMGAAGTDTALETADIALMSDDLSKLPYLYDLSHDANSVIRQNIWTSLGAKGLLALGVPFGLVPIWAAVLIGDAGMTLGVTGNAMRLSRITPTADDETTASDG, from the coding sequence ATGACCCAACCTGACGAAAGATCCCACGACGAAACTGGTGAACCACGGGGTCAGACCCACGAGGATGGTCATACGCACGACCACGATTATGGAGATCACGAACACGGTCATCACACCGGACAAGATGACGAAGATGTTGTTTCATCGGTAGATAGTGAGGACGTTGCGCAGTTATCGGTCCCGGAGATGGACTGTCCATCCTGTGCCGGAAAGGTCGAAAGCAGCGTCGGAAAGCTGGACGGCATCGACAGCGTCGATCCGCAGGTGACGACGGGGACGCTGACAGTCTCCTACGATCGCGAGCAAACGAGCGCCACCGCGATAACTGAACGCGTTGAGAAAGCGGGATACGCGGTGGAGAACGCTGGCGAACTGACCTCGAAATTCACCGTCCCGGAGATGGATTGCGCATCGTGCGCGGGCAAGATCGAAAACGCCCTCGACAGGGTCGACGGAGTGACAACGTACGAGACACAGCCGACGACCGGAACCGTCGTTGTCACGTACGATTCGTCGAGGGGCGGGGAAGCGGATGTCATCGACGCGATCGAAAGCGCTGGGTATAAGATCACAGACACAGCAGGCGACGGATCGGAACGTCAAAACGCGGCCGGAGATCGTGAGAGCATTTGGACAAGCTCTCGCGCGCTCAAAACGTGGGTCAGCGGTGGGTTCGTCGCGCTTGGACTCTTCTTCGAGTTCTTCCTCACCGGCCAGAACGCTCTCGTAGCCGAGGTCGTCGGTCGCGAGCTGCTCATCGCGGATCTCTTCTTCCTCGTGGCCGTCGGAACCGCCGGGCAGGTCATCTTCCGTAACGGCTACTACTCCGCGCTCAATCGGAACCTCGACATCGACCTGCTGATGAGCATTGCCATCAGCGGTGCCATCGTCGCGAGCCTCGTCTTCGGCGAATCGCTCTACTTCGAGGCCGCCACGCTCGCGTTCCTGTTCAGTATCGCCGAACTCCTCGAACAGTATTCGATGGATCGCGCGCGCAACTCCCTCAGAGAATTAATGGATCTGTCTCCGGACGAAGCGACGGTGAAACGGGACGGCGAGGAGGTGACGCTTCCCGTTGATGACGTGGCGGTCGGCGACACCGTCGTCGTGCGTCCGGGAGAAAAAATTCCGATGGATGGGAACGTGATCGACGGAGAGAGTGCCGTCAATCAGGCCCCCATTACCGGCGAGAGCGTGCCCGTCGACAAGACGCCGGGGGACGAGGTGTACGCGGGGACGATCAACGAGCAGGGGTATCTCGAGGTCGAGGTCACCTCCGAAGCGGGCGATAACACGCTCTCCCGCATCGTCCAGATGGTCGAGGACGCGCAATCGAACAAGACGGAACGCGAGCAGTTCGTCGAGCGGTTCTCCTCGTACTACACGCCGGTCGTCGTCGGCTTCGCGATCGTGGTAGCGGTTATTCCGCCGCTCCTGTTCAGCGCGTCGTGGCCGACGTTCATCGTCTACGGACTCACGCTGCTCGTGCTGGCGTGTCCGTGCGCGTTCGTCATTTCGACGCCCGTCTCGGTCGTCTCGGGGATCACGAGCGCCGCGAAGAACGGCGTTCTCATCAAGGGCGGCAACCACCTCGAAGCGATGGGCGCGGTCGAAGCGATCGCGATGGACAAGACAGGGACGATCACGAAGGGCGAACTCACGGTCACGGACATCGTCCCGCTCAACGGCAACAGCGAGGGAGACGTCCTCCGGTGTGCCAGCGGGCTGGAGTCGCGGTCGGAACATCCTATCGGCGACGCAATCGTCGAATTTGCCGAGGAGAGCGACGTCGATGCCCCTTCGGTCGACGATTTCGAGAGTATCACCGGCAAGGGGGTCGAGGCTGATCTCGACGGCGAGAAACATTACGCAGGCAAGCCTGGTCTCTTCGAGGAACTCGGATTCGACCTCGAGCACGTCCATGCGACGACCGACGGCGGTGTCGTGACAACGAGGAGCCGTCGGATATGCGAGCGCAACGACTGTCTCGACCTGCTTGAGGAGACGGTTCCCGAGCTACAGTCACAGGGAAAGACCGTCGTGCTCGTTGGTACCGAAGACGAACTCGAGGGCGTCATCGCCGTGGCTGACGAGATCCGGCCCGGAGCGAAGCAGGCGATCCAGCGACTCAACGACCTCGGTGTCGAACACATCGTCATGCTCACGGGGGACAACGAACGGACCGCCCGTGCGATTGCGACCGAGGTCGGCGTCGACGAGTTCCGGGCGGAACTCCTGCCTGATGAGAAGGTCGAGGCGATCACGGAACTCGACGAGAAGTACGACGGAGTCGCGATGATCGGCGACGGCGTCAACGACGCGCCGGCACTCGCAACGGCGACTGTGGGCGTCGCGATGGGCGCGGCCGGAACGGATACCGCGCTCGAAACAGCGGATATCGCGCTCATGAGCGACGACCTATCGAAGCTGCCGTACCTCTACGACCTCTCTCACGACGCGAACAGCGTGATTCGGCAGAACATCTGGACGAGTCTCGGTGCCAAGGGCCTGCTCGCACTGGGCGTCCCGTTCGGCTTGGTTCCGATTTGGGCGGCCGTCCTCATCGGTGACGCCGGGATGACGCTCGGGGTCACTGGCAATGCGATGCGTCTCTCTCGAATCACGCCGACAGCAGACGACGAAACCACCGCTTCGGATGGGTAG
- a CDS encoding Tat pathway signal protein — translation MTDERGIPRREFLKSAVAIGGVAGFSACLGREEVDIPTAPDDLSSYPQHQHAWNEVLSRDDHGNVIAPSHRVLLYLNYRRDGQPNEDHRDRVETALRGIEHAYERSGDGLLFTVSYSPAYFDRFDESLPDGVDLPDPEALAPFEEPELDTPDAVVHLASNTAQAVIGAEEALKGNKPTLNDVDQPKATLTDVFSLADRRTGFIGNGLPAENVGDAEGVPADKVPEDAPLFMGFKSGFTKNQASEDRVTIQSGPFAGGTTQHISKLRLNLNQWYNQDDRWQREAKMFCPYHAENDVVKGAGDNLGDSNGVGECEPTDKTAREMGVVGHAQKNARVRDDDGSPLLLRRDFDSTDGGRAGVHFLSLQRRISDFVDTKEAMNGTDISEKSAVGQRNNNGILQYIRTERRGNYLVPPRGLRALPPVYPTGSNGEEVTYASS, via the coding sequence ATGACTGACGAGAGGGGAATCCCCCGAAGAGAATTTCTCAAGTCGGCCGTCGCTATCGGCGGAGTAGCAGGATTTAGTGCCTGTTTAGGCCGTGAAGAAGTCGATATCCCGACGGCCCCGGATGATCTCTCATCGTATCCACAGCATCAACACGCTTGGAATGAGGTCCTCTCACGAGACGACCACGGAAACGTCATCGCCCCGAGCCATCGGGTGCTTCTCTATCTGAATTACCGACGAGACGGACAACCGAACGAAGACCACCGCGATCGGGTTGAAACAGCTCTCCGTGGCATCGAACACGCCTACGAGCGAAGCGGAGACGGATTATTGTTCACGGTGAGTTATTCTCCGGCATACTTCGACCGGTTCGACGAATCACTTCCTGATGGCGTTGACCTCCCCGATCCGGAAGCACTTGCTCCGTTCGAGGAGCCCGAATTAGATACACCGGATGCGGTCGTCCATCTCGCGAGTAACACGGCGCAGGCGGTGATCGGTGCCGAAGAAGCTCTCAAAGGGAACAAACCGACCCTCAACGATGTCGATCAGCCTAAGGCTACATTGACCGATGTCTTCTCACTCGCCGACCGGCGGACGGGCTTTATCGGGAACGGGTTACCGGCGGAGAATGTAGGTGACGCTGAGGGTGTTCCAGCCGACAAAGTTCCGGAGGACGCACCTCTGTTTATGGGGTTCAAATCAGGGTTCACAAAGAACCAGGCCAGTGAAGATCGTGTGACGATCCAGTCGGGGCCGTTCGCCGGTGGCACGACTCAGCATATCTCCAAGCTCCGGCTCAACCTCAACCAGTGGTACAATCAGGACGACCGCTGGCAGCGCGAGGCGAAGATGTTCTGCCCATATCACGCCGAGAACGATGTCGTCAAGGGTGCCGGAGACAACCTCGGCGACAGCAACGGAGTCGGTGAGTGTGAGCCGACCGATAAAACCGCCCGCGAGATGGGTGTCGTCGGTCACGCGCAGAAGAACGCCCGTGTTCGCGACGATGACGGCTCGCCGCTGCTGCTTCGTCGTGACTTTGATTCGACTGACGGAGGACGAGCGGGCGTACATTTCCTCTCGCTCCAACGGCGGATCAGCGACTTCGTCGACACGAAAGAGGCGATGAACGGAACCGATATTTCCGAGAAGTCGGCCGTCGGGCAGCGAAACAACAACGGTATCCTCCAGTATATCCGGACGGAGCGTCGCGGCAATTACCTCGTGCCCCCGCGGGGTTTGCGCGCGCTTCCGCCTGTATACCCAACCGGCAGCAACGGGGAGGAGGTGACGTATGCGTCGTCGTGA
- a CDS encoding type II CAAX endopeptidase family protein has translation MSSISRFRSVASAISLTYGSYVAGTVIVLAVVTVVRLFGVDLASRPALRLVVSTLFLQGVTFGGITVLYLKGRDLGFGFVPVRLPDKRDGAVIVGGSIVILGLLFAASSVIAALGLSTAQNQIVEVGQQNPSVFLLLIPLQFLLVGPGEELLFRGLVQGTLRETLHPARAIVLASALFASIHLFSLSGEGKLVYIGIAFLLALVLGAAYEYTDNLAVPAVIHGAYNAIQFASAYLTATGGM, from the coding sequence ATGTCATCGATATCTCGTTTCCGATCCGTCGCCTCGGCGATCAGTCTCACGTATGGATCGTACGTCGCGGGGACAGTCATAGTTCTGGCCGTCGTGACAGTCGTCAGGCTGTTCGGAGTCGACCTCGCGTCACGTCCAGCACTCAGGCTGGTTGTGAGTACACTCTTCCTTCAAGGGGTGACGTTCGGGGGCATCACCGTCCTCTATCTCAAAGGCCGTGACCTCGGGTTCGGATTCGTGCCAGTCCGTCTGCCTGACAAACGTGACGGGGCGGTTATCGTCGGGGGGAGTATCGTAATCCTGGGGTTGCTCTTTGCTGCGTCCTCCGTGATCGCGGCCCTCGGTCTGAGCACAGCCCAAAACCAAATCGTCGAGGTCGGGCAACAGAACCCCAGCGTATTCCTCCTACTTATTCCGCTCCAATTCCTGTTGGTCGGCCCAGGGGAAGAACTACTCTTCCGAGGACTCGTACAAGGGACTCTCCGTGAAACTCTCCATCCGGCCCGTGCAATCGTCCTCGCAAGCGCCCTCTTCGCGTCGATCCATCTCTTTTCGTTGTCAGGAGAAGGCAAACTGGTGTACATCGGTATCGCGTTCCTTCTGGCCCTCGTACTCGGAGCAGCGTACGAGTACACGGACAACCTCGCGGTTCCAGCCGTGATACACGGTGCGTACAATGCGATACAGTTCGCAAGCGCATATCTGACCGCCACGGGCGGAATGTAA